One part of the Longimicrobium sp. genome encodes these proteins:
- a CDS encoding HAMP domain-containing sensor histidine kinase encodes MEHLHVHLQGDSGTAQRLREVLAREGFRVVEPPPEKPAGAIVVQVRANGINGASAEVEMEARVEELERSVLELRNLDVAKSQFLTNVSHELRTPLTAIVTYGEILRDGLLGEISARQRDAIESMIGSCRQLLAMIEEILTYARSTATTIDIRPGEFGLREMVAEVRRMNESLLDRKNLTFSVELGEGLPPVWADRDKVAHVLRNLMGNAIKFTPEGGWVKVQARAAPGQPGWLQIEVADNGIGIEPEHHELIFREFAQVDSSRARIHHGTGLGLSIARRFVELHGGRIWVESGLGEGSRFFFTLPSTEAVPAEGEAPRGVGGAGG; translated from the coding sequence ATGGAACACCTTCACGTTCACCTTCAGGGCGATTCCGGCACCGCGCAGCGCCTGCGCGAGGTGCTGGCCCGCGAGGGGTTTCGCGTCGTGGAGCCGCCCCCGGAAAAGCCGGCGGGCGCGATCGTCGTGCAGGTGCGCGCCAACGGCATCAACGGCGCCAGCGCGGAAGTGGAGATGGAGGCGCGGGTGGAGGAGCTGGAGCGCAGCGTGCTGGAGCTGCGCAACCTGGACGTGGCCAAGTCGCAGTTCCTGACCAACGTTTCGCACGAGCTCCGCACGCCCCTCACCGCCATCGTCACCTACGGCGAAATCCTGCGCGACGGGCTGCTGGGGGAGATCTCCGCCCGGCAGCGCGACGCCATCGAGTCGATGATCGGCTCGTGCCGGCAGCTGCTGGCGATGATCGAGGAAATCCTCACCTACGCGCGCTCCACCGCCACCACCATCGACATCCGCCCGGGCGAGTTCGGGCTTCGCGAGATGGTGGCCGAAGTGCGCCGAATGAACGAGTCGCTGCTGGACCGCAAGAACCTCACGTTCAGCGTGGAGCTGGGCGAGGGCCTCCCCCCCGTGTGGGCCGACCGCGACAAGGTGGCGCACGTGCTGCGCAACTTGATGGGCAACGCCATCAAGTTCACCCCCGAGGGCGGGTGGGTGAAGGTGCAGGCCCGGGCGGCGCCGGGGCAGCCGGGGTGGCTGCAGATCGAGGTGGCCGACAACGGAATCGGCATCGAGCCCGAGCACCACGAGCTGATCTTCCGCGAGTTCGCGCAGGTGGATTCGTCGCGCGCGCGCATCCACCACGGCACCGGGCTGGGCCTTTCCATCGCCCGGCGCTTCGTGGAGCTGCACGGCGGCCGCATCTGGGTGGAAAGCGGGCTGGGCGAAGGCAGTCGCTTCTTCTTCACCCTTCCCTCCACCGAGGCGGTTCCGGCGGAGGGCGAAGCGCCCCGCGGCGTGGGGGGCGCGGGGGGGTGA
- a CDS encoding response regulator transcription factor: MIERSILLVEDSEAIRTAFTILLEDAGYRVMGAGMGGEALRMAGEHAPDLVLLDMGLPDMSGLDVVRRLKANPATVDIPVVALTGRDEDADRQACLAAGCAAYLVKPVDTQRLVRDLPGFMTASPAA; the protein is encoded by the coding sequence GTGATCGAGCGGAGCATCCTTCTGGTCGAGGACAGCGAAGCCATCCGCACCGCCTTCACCATCCTGCTGGAAGACGCGGGGTACCGGGTGATGGGCGCGGGGATGGGTGGCGAGGCGCTGCGCATGGCCGGCGAGCACGCTCCGGACCTGGTGCTGCTGGACATGGGGCTTCCCGACATGTCGGGGCTGGACGTGGTCCGCCGCCTCAAGGCCAATCCCGCCACGGTGGACATCCCCGTCGTCGCGCTCACGGGCCGCGACGAAGATGCCGACCGGCAGGCGTGCCTGGCCGCGGGCTGCGCCGCCTACCTGGTGAAGCCCGTCGACACCCAGCGCCTGGTGCGCGACCTCCCCGGCTTCATGACCGCGTCCCCCGCGGCCTGA
- a CDS encoding sensor histidine kinase — MTEGQAHALARGGGEHLLIAEDDASAARVLRMILEQAGYRVSVAADGETAIRFLDEQGAPDMLLLDWMLPGVSGLEICHYARQRWDALRLPVLMVTAKTDPESVYAAFDAGASDYVTKPFRGAELRARIQSHLRTRRLWEERQHMEEHLAERDKLFTLGLLSGSVAHDLNNPLAVISAHAQLLQRRATDPQMADQLREIVDAVDRCTHIVGDMLNFARRHPAERYPVDVGSVVTATLGMREKKLRTTGVELQVQVPDDLPAVSGDRHQLQQVFLNVVVNAEQALAESGRTLRVTARADHQADPAVVLEFWNDGPPIPADQLPRIFDPLFTTKPGDEGTGLGLFICRRIVREHGGRLDVSSGDEGTAFTVRLPALLE, encoded by the coding sequence GTGACGGAGGGACAGGCGCACGCGCTGGCGCGCGGCGGCGGCGAGCACCTGCTGATCGCCGAGGACGATGCGTCGGCCGCGCGCGTGCTGCGGATGATCCTGGAGCAGGCGGGATACCGGGTGAGCGTGGCGGCCGACGGCGAGACGGCCATCCGCTTCCTCGACGAGCAGGGCGCCCCCGACATGCTGCTGCTGGACTGGATGCTGCCGGGAGTTTCGGGGCTGGAGATCTGCCACTACGCCCGGCAGCGGTGGGACGCGCTTCGCCTGCCCGTGCTGATGGTGACGGCCAAGACCGATCCCGAAAGCGTGTACGCCGCCTTCGACGCGGGCGCCAGCGACTACGTGACGAAGCCCTTCCGCGGGGCCGAGCTGCGCGCCCGCATCCAGTCGCACCTGCGCACGCGGCGCCTGTGGGAAGAGCGGCAGCACATGGAGGAGCACCTGGCCGAGCGCGACAAGCTGTTCACGCTGGGGCTGCTGTCGGGAAGCGTGGCGCACGACCTGAACAACCCGCTGGCGGTGATCAGCGCGCATGCGCAGCTCCTTCAGCGCCGCGCGACGGACCCGCAGATGGCCGACCAGCTGCGCGAGATCGTGGACGCGGTGGATCGCTGCACCCACATCGTCGGCGACATGCTGAACTTCGCGCGGCGGCACCCGGCGGAGCGCTACCCGGTGGACGTGGGCTCGGTGGTGACGGCGACGCTGGGAATGCGCGAAAAGAAGCTGCGGACGACGGGCGTCGAGCTGCAGGTGCAGGTTCCCGACGACCTGCCGGCGGTCAGCGGCGACCGGCACCAGCTTCAGCAGGTGTTCCTGAACGTGGTAGTGAACGCCGAGCAGGCGTTGGCGGAGAGCGGGCGCACGCTGCGCGTCACCGCCCGGGCGGATCATCAGGCGGACCCCGCGGTGGTGCTGGAGTTCTGGAACGACGGGCCGCCCATTCCGGCCGACCAGCTTCCGCGCATCTTCGATCCCCTGTTCACCACCAAGCCGGGGGACGAGGGGACGGGGCTGGGGCTCTTCATCTGCCGCCGCATCGTTCGCGAGCACGGCGGGCGCCTGGACGTCAGCAGCGGCGACGAAGGCACGGCCTTTACGGTGCGTCTTCCTGCCCTGCTGGAGTAG
- a CDS encoding HD domain-containing protein has product MHSRTDPSREFEVVRDPLWNTIRLDATAVRIIDTPQFQRLRHIRQLGLAYLVYPGAVHTRFDHALGVYHLARMALTFLGDRGELGSVDPVDCRLAPYAALLHDVGHYPFSHALEELGEELVSSDHEELAERFLCAEPIRGTLEALAPDAPARIADMIRGRSESPLQGLVSGSLDLDKIEYLRRDARFCGVPYGEVDVDRLLHAIAILPDPHTGLAEVGIHEKGLSALESLLFSKYQMFRNVYWHHAVRSATALYKRLVHDALRGGVIGAEELVGQSDERLMTILELRAADMDDPAARRVADRWIPAVRRRRLPKRALELPAEALRGMAGDTWVASDGELRSALEARLAGELGLDEGCVLVDYPEKPRMLGLDLLLLRRSGAVQRLTESGRAGLIGLPQVSHDLYLSARAFRVFTMERREIAPDRLMPLLSMDAEAARARLARPEPLL; this is encoded by the coding sequence ATGCATTCCCGCACCGATCCCTCGCGCGAGTTCGAGGTCGTTCGCGACCCGCTCTGGAACACCATCCGGCTGGACGCCACGGCCGTCCGGATCATCGACACGCCCCAGTTCCAGCGGCTGCGCCACATCCGGCAGCTGGGCCTGGCGTACCTGGTGTATCCCGGCGCGGTGCACACGCGCTTCGACCACGCGCTGGGCGTGTACCACCTGGCCCGGATGGCGCTGACGTTCCTGGGCGACCGCGGCGAGCTGGGAAGCGTGGACCCGGTGGACTGCCGCCTGGCGCCGTACGCGGCGCTGCTTCACGACGTGGGGCACTACCCGTTCTCGCACGCGCTGGAGGAGCTCGGCGAAGAGCTGGTGAGCAGCGACCACGAGGAGCTGGCGGAGCGGTTCCTGTGCGCGGAGCCCATTCGCGGCACGCTCGAGGCGCTGGCCCCCGACGCCCCGGCCCGCATCGCCGACATGATCCGCGGCCGGTCGGAGTCGCCCCTGCAGGGGCTGGTGTCGGGGAGCCTGGACCTGGACAAGATCGAGTACCTTCGCCGCGACGCGCGCTTCTGCGGCGTTCCGTACGGCGAGGTAGACGTCGACCGGCTGCTGCACGCCATCGCCATCCTCCCCGATCCCCACACAGGGCTCGCCGAGGTGGGCATCCACGAAAAGGGGCTGTCCGCGCTGGAGTCGCTGCTCTTCTCCAAGTACCAGATGTTCCGCAACGTCTACTGGCACCACGCAGTCCGCTCGGCGACGGCGCTGTACAAGCGGCTGGTGCACGACGCGCTGCGGGGCGGCGTGATCGGGGCCGAGGAGCTGGTGGGCCAGTCCGACGAGCGGCTGATGACCATATTGGAGCTGCGCGCGGCGGACATGGACGATCCCGCGGCGCGGCGGGTGGCGGACCGGTGGATTCCCGCGGTACGGCGCCGCCGGCTTCCCAAGCGCGCACTGGAGCTGCCGGCGGAGGCGCTGCGGGGGATGGCGGGGGATACGTGGGTGGCGTCCGACGGGGAGCTGCGGAGCGCGCTGGAGGCCCGGCTGGCGGGCGAGCTGGGGCTCGACGAAGGATGTGTGCTGGTGGACTACCCCGAAAAGCCGCGGATGCTGGGGCTGGACCTGTTGCTGCTCCGCCGCTCCGGCGCGGTGCAGCGCCTGACGGAAAGCGGCCGCGCGGGGCTGATCGGCCTGCCGCAGGTGTCGCACGACCTTTACCTGAGCGCCCGGGCCTTTCGCGTGTTCACCATGGAGCGCCGGGAGATTGCCCCCGACCGCCTGATGCCGCTGCTGTCGATGGATGCCGAAGCCGCGCGTGCCCGCCTGGCCCGGCCGGAGCCGCTGCTGTGA
- a CDS encoding DUF5615 family PIN-like protein: MAEPRGLTFLFDENMPQRLATAMRTHMGERTTHVYDEFGRDGVLDPEVLRFVGENGWFLVSRDRRILRRAPERALIEQFGTGAFFLKDSLDDFCSIARALIHNWPEIKRIARGRDRPFVFLIRERGVVRLENRHIR; the protein is encoded by the coding sequence ATGGCAGAGCCGCGCGGCCTGACGTTTCTCTTCGACGAGAACATGCCGCAGCGGCTGGCCACCGCCATGCGCACGCATATGGGAGAGCGGACCACCCACGTGTATGACGAGTTCGGGCGCGACGGGGTGCTGGATCCCGAGGTGCTGAGGTTCGTGGGCGAGAACGGGTGGTTCCTGGTCAGCCGCGACCGCCGCATCCTGCGCCGCGCCCCGGAGCGAGCACTGATCGAGCAGTTCGGGACAGGCGCATTCTTCCTGAAGGACAGCCTCGACGACTTCTGCTCCATCGCACGGGCGCTGATCCACAACTGGCCGGAGATCAAGCGGATCGCCCGCGGGCGCGACCGGCCGTTCGTCTTCCTGATCCGCGAACGGGGAGTCGTGCGCCTGGAGAACCGCCACATCCGGTGA
- a CDS encoding PAS domain-containing sensor histidine kinase, translating into MDDEQGAAPAFHAGETLRRVAEQARAVAGAPGAFIARAFPGADKVQVLAASGAGHPAVGARVSGDEAAGAWQVPLEVDGRRLGVLSLVGAAPRPDQEESLRTLASAAGLALLAEELAGDAARCRESLHENEQRFRQLAEGIREVFWISDPELTRIIYISPAYEEIWRRSRESLVHDPRSFLEAVHPEDRQRVETALAGMVNGEYDVEYRIVWPDGQVRWVWARGYPVRRESGEMYRVVGIIEDTTDYKEAEERSSRLLALEQEARARLNAILESITDAFFHLDREWRFTYINRGTREVIRTVLEREPDEVVGVPFWDAVPEFRDTRFEDEYRRAMETQQPAHFEEFAPMFGVWFEVHAYPSADGLSVYFRDVTQRKHTEQELQRYADQLHALAQAALVINTSAPVHDMLRTVTEQARRVVGAHQAVASLSTDVTWSQAINAVSLSDRYAEWREYDAVPDGSGIYRLVGEANRSMRMTQDELESHPAWKAFGAEAGRHPPMRGWLAAPMVARDGRNLGLIQLSDRYEGDFTAQDEAVLLQLAQMASIALENTLLYGEAQTARTAADFANRAKSQFLANMSHEIRTPINAILGYTDLLEMGIGGPLTDDQKGKLERVRLSGQHLLGLVNDVLDLSKIEAGQMEVEHERTSASYAVAEAIALVTPQATDRGLNLSSQCTVSSDVQYVGDEDRVRQILVNLLSNAVKFTESGGSVSVTCGCTAQADEEADVGREGPWVYVRVEDTGMGIAPEKLGAVFQPFVQAEEGHTRKHGGTGLGLTISRRFARLMEGDLTVRSTLGRGSCFTLWLPAARDAAAGEAASTAHDWPSRPGQVPGLADVGHILAASADALVRDIGARLRGDPRVPGAHGLDRAQLEDHMATFLLDIGKSLITLDEGGGEPELMQDGSDIQRMISERHGDQRRRLGWKPDEVRRQFEIVRDEVDTLIRRDIAQRTDADIGTALGIVKRLLDEAERVTLTRFP; encoded by the coding sequence ATGGACGACGAGCAGGGAGCGGCGCCCGCATTCCACGCGGGAGAAACGCTGCGCCGCGTGGCGGAGCAGGCCCGCGCCGTCGCCGGCGCGCCGGGCGCGTTCATCGCGCGCGCCTTTCCTGGCGCGGACAAGGTGCAGGTGCTGGCGGCTTCGGGCGCCGGGCATCCGGCCGTCGGCGCGCGTGTGTCCGGAGACGAGGCGGCGGGGGCGTGGCAGGTGCCGCTGGAGGTGGACGGCCGCCGCCTGGGCGTGCTCAGCCTGGTGGGGGCGGCACCGCGGCCCGACCAGGAGGAAAGCCTGCGCACCCTCGCGTCCGCGGCGGGGCTGGCGCTCCTGGCCGAAGAGCTGGCGGGCGATGCAGCCCGCTGCCGCGAGTCCCTTCACGAAAACGAGCAGCGCTTCCGGCAGCTGGCCGAAGGCATTCGCGAAGTGTTCTGGATCAGCGACCCGGAGCTCACACGAATCATCTACATCAGCCCAGCCTACGAGGAGATCTGGCGCCGCTCGCGCGAAAGCCTGGTCCACGATCCCCGCTCATTCCTGGAAGCCGTGCATCCCGAGGACCGCCAGCGTGTGGAAACGGCGCTGGCGGGGATGGTCAACGGCGAGTACGACGTGGAGTACCGCATCGTCTGGCCCGACGGGCAGGTGCGCTGGGTGTGGGCGCGCGGCTACCCCGTGCGGCGGGAAAGCGGCGAGATGTACCGGGTGGTGGGCATCATCGAGGACACTACCGACTACAAGGAGGCCGAAGAGCGCAGCAGCCGGCTGCTGGCGCTGGAACAGGAAGCGCGCGCACGGCTGAACGCCATCCTGGAAAGCATCACCGACGCCTTCTTCCACCTGGACCGCGAGTGGCGGTTCACCTACATCAACCGCGGCACCCGCGAGGTCATCCGCACCGTCCTGGAGCGCGAGCCCGACGAGGTGGTGGGCGTGCCGTTCTGGGATGCCGTGCCCGAGTTCCGCGACACGCGCTTCGAGGACGAGTACCGCCGCGCCATGGAGACGCAGCAGCCGGCCCACTTCGAGGAGTTCGCACCCATGTTCGGCGTGTGGTTCGAGGTGCACGCCTATCCCTCGGCCGACGGGCTGTCCGTCTACTTTCGCGACGTTACCCAGCGCAAGCACACCGAGCAGGAGCTTCAGCGCTACGCCGACCAGCTCCACGCGCTGGCCCAGGCCGCGCTGGTCATCAACACCTCCGCGCCCGTGCACGACATGCTGCGCACGGTCACCGAGCAGGCGCGCCGGGTGGTGGGCGCACACCAGGCCGTCGCCAGCCTGTCGACCGACGTCACCTGGTCGCAGGCCATCAACGCCGTCTCCCTCTCCGACCGGTACGCCGAGTGGCGGGAGTACGACGCGGTGCCCGACGGCAGCGGCATCTACCGCCTGGTGGGCGAGGCCAACCGGTCGATGCGGATGACGCAGGACGAGCTGGAGTCGCACCCCGCGTGGAAGGCGTTCGGCGCCGAGGCGGGACGGCATCCGCCCATGCGCGGATGGCTGGCGGCACCCATGGTGGCGCGCGACGGCCGCAACCTGGGGCTGATCCAGCTTTCCGACCGCTACGAGGGCGACTTCACCGCGCAGGACGAGGCGGTGCTGCTGCAGCTGGCGCAGATGGCCTCCATCGCCCTCGAGAACACCCTGCTGTACGGCGAGGCCCAGACGGCGCGCACGGCGGCGGATTTCGCCAACCGGGCCAAAAGCCAGTTCCTGGCCAACATGAGCCACGAGATCCGCACCCCCATCAACGCCATCCTGGGCTACACCGACCTGCTGGAGATGGGCATCGGGGGGCCGCTGACCGACGACCAGAAGGGCAAGCTGGAGCGCGTGCGACTGAGCGGGCAGCACCTGCTGGGGCTGGTGAACGACGTGCTGGACCTGTCCAAGATCGAGGCGGGCCAGATGGAGGTGGAGCACGAACGCACCAGCGCGTCGTACGCCGTCGCCGAGGCCATCGCGCTGGTCACGCCGCAGGCCACCGACCGGGGGCTGAACCTGTCCAGCCAGTGCACCGTCTCGTCCGACGTGCAGTACGTGGGCGACGAAGACCGGGTGCGGCAGATCCTGGTGAACCTGCTGTCAAACGCGGTGAAGTTCACGGAAAGCGGCGGAAGCGTTTCCGTCACCTGCGGCTGCACGGCCCAGGCCGACGAAGAGGCCGACGTGGGGCGCGAGGGCCCGTGGGTGTACGTGCGCGTGGAAGACACGGGGATGGGCATCGCGCCCGAAAAACTGGGCGCCGTGTTCCAGCCCTTCGTGCAGGCCGAAGAGGGGCACACGCGCAAGCACGGCGGCACGGGGCTGGGATTGACCATCAGCCGCCGCTTCGCCCGGCTGATGGAGGGCGACCTGACGGTGCGCAGCACCCTGGGCCGGGGCTCGTGCTTTACGCTGTGGCTTCCCGCGGCGCGCGACGCCGCGGCCGGGGAAGCTGCCTCCACCGCGCACGACTGGCCGTCCCGGCCGGGGCAGGTGCCCGGGCTGGCCGACGTGGGGCACATCCTGGCCGCCAGCGCCGACGCCCTCGTGCGTGACATTGGCGCGCGGCTGCGCGGCGATCCCCGCGTTCCCGGCGCGCACGGGCTGGACCGGGCGCAGCTGGAGGACCACATGGCCACCTTCCTGCTCGACATCGGCAAGTCGCTGATTACGCTGGACGAGGGCGGGGGCGAGCCGGAGCTGATGCAGGACGGCTCCGACATCCAGCGGATGATCAGCGAGCGGCACGGCGACCAGCGGCGGCGGCTGGGGTGGAAGCCCGACGAGGTGCGCCGCCAGTTCGAGATCGTGCGCGACGAGGTCGACACGTTGATCCGCCGCGACATCGCCCAGCGCACCGACGCCGACATCGGCACGGCGTTGGGCATCGTGAAACGCCTGCTGGACGAGGCGGAGCGCGTGACCCTCACCCGGTTCCCGTGA
- a CDS encoding ABC transporter ATP-binding protein: MIQVTDVVKEFGGPLARWRGEGVRALDGVTLHVPPGAAVGIVGPNGAGKSTLIRLLLGYLHPSGGGVEIGGMLPRDYAERHGVAYVPDRVEIPRSWTVRRALEAFAALGEVEGAHARIERELARLGLAELAGRRVAALSKGNLQRLALAQALLGDRKVMILDEATDGLDPEWVARVREIVTAWREADPERVLLFASHDLEEVERVADQVVVLQAGRVREVIDLAEGRGPVPAWRLEVHDTESAHLVSSAFPGALPVHGEAHAFRVEAGSARDLSARLRQLLDRGGVVHAVTPERLSLRERFRGQGGGRKKGGRA, translated from the coding sequence ATGATCCAGGTAACCGACGTGGTGAAGGAGTTCGGAGGCCCGCTGGCGCGCTGGCGCGGCGAGGGGGTGCGCGCGCTGGATGGCGTGACGCTGCACGTGCCCCCCGGCGCGGCGGTGGGCATCGTGGGGCCCAACGGCGCCGGCAAGAGCACGCTGATCCGGCTGCTGCTGGGCTACCTGCACCCCAGCGGCGGCGGCGTGGAGATCGGCGGCATGCTGCCCCGCGACTACGCCGAGCGGCACGGGGTGGCGTACGTCCCCGACCGGGTGGAGATCCCCCGCTCGTGGACGGTGCGCCGGGCGCTGGAGGCCTTTGCCGCACTGGGCGAGGTAGAGGGTGCCCACGCGCGAATCGAGCGCGAGTTGGCGCGGCTGGGCTTGGCCGAGCTGGCGGGCCGCCGCGTGGCCGCGCTTTCCAAGGGCAACCTGCAGCGGCTGGCGCTGGCGCAGGCGCTGCTGGGCGACCGCAAGGTGATGATCCTGGACGAGGCCACGGACGGGCTGGATCCCGAGTGGGTAGCTCGGGTGCGCGAAATCGTCACGGCGTGGCGCGAGGCGGATCCCGAGCGCGTGCTGCTGTTCGCCTCGCACGACCTGGAAGAGGTGGAGCGCGTCGCCGACCAGGTGGTGGTGCTGCAGGCGGGGCGCGTGCGCGAGGTGATCGACCTCGCCGAGGGGCGCGGCCCCGTGCCGGCGTGGCGGCTGGAGGTGCACGACACCGAGTCCGCCCACCTGGTTTCGTCCGCGTTTCCCGGCGCGCTCCCCGTCCACGGGGAGGCGCACGCGTTCCGCGTGGAGGCGGGAAGCGCGCGCGACCTGAGCGCGCGGCTGCGACAGCTGCTGGACCGTGGGGGCGTCGTCCACGCGGTGACGCCCGAGCGGCTGTCGCTGCGCGAGCGGTTCCGCGGCCAGGGCGGCGGGCGGAAGAAGGGAGGCCGCGCATGA
- a CDS encoding phosphatase PAP2 family protein — translation MSTRPPTLPLERRNDPRRGPIHGLRDLLFGLLRWIGRHVEGFYAAVGAFLFIGLSCVLIGAVLFAELARAVVAGHTLRLDEAVLRWMSANGSPAVDSFMLEVTALGARLVVWMVVMVATAFLLLNRHRWSAALLWVSMLGAGLINMTMKEFFDRPRPDVFPWRTPHVGNASFPSGHAMTSIVIYGTLGYLLGRLMPTRATRIATYAIAILVILLVGASRLYLGVHYPSDVLGGFATGGAWAFTCGLGMEAVRYFRQRRPEIAAEEKGLGAGPVDAPAPAPAAE, via the coding sequence ATGAGCACGCGCCCTCCCACACTCCCCCTGGAACGCCGCAACGACCCGCGCCGCGGGCCCATCCACGGCCTGCGCGACCTGCTGTTCGGGCTGCTGCGGTGGATCGGTCGCCACGTCGAGGGCTTTTACGCCGCCGTGGGCGCGTTCCTGTTCATCGGCCTGTCGTGCGTGCTGATCGGCGCGGTGCTCTTCGCCGAGCTGGCGCGCGCCGTCGTCGCGGGGCACACCCTGCGGCTGGACGAGGCGGTGCTCCGGTGGATGTCGGCCAACGGGTCGCCCGCGGTCGACAGCTTCATGCTGGAGGTGACCGCCCTGGGCGCCCGGCTGGTGGTGTGGATGGTGGTGATGGTGGCCACGGCGTTCCTGCTCCTGAACCGCCACCGGTGGTCCGCCGCGCTCCTGTGGGTGTCGATGCTGGGGGCGGGGCTGATCAACATGACGATGAAGGAGTTCTTCGACCGTCCGCGCCCCGACGTCTTTCCCTGGCGCACCCCGCACGTGGGCAACGCATCGTTCCCGTCAGGCCACGCGATGACGTCCATCGTGATCTACGGCACGCTGGGCTACCTGCTGGGCCGGCTGATGCCCACCCGCGCCACGCGGATCGCCACCTACGCCATCGCCATCCTCGTCATCCTGCTGGTGGGGGCTTCGCGGCTGTACCTGGGCGTGCACTATCCCTCGGACGTGCTGGGTGGATTCGCGACGGGGGGCGCTTGGGCGTTCACCTGCGGGCTGGGGATGGAGGCCGTGCGCTACTTCCGCCAGCGGCGCCCGGAGATCGCCGCCGAGGAAAAGGGCCTGGGCGCCGGCCCGGTGGACGCGCCTGCGCCAGCACCGGCCGCGGAGTAG